The following coding sequences lie in one Corynebacterium anserum genomic window:
- a CDS encoding tRNA adenosine deaminase-associated protein → MSIIEGWDQPSFAAVAQSRPAGWDVRLLPESTLLGLDELLARVRDARAEGAVVGLVCVEDDWVGIVRPVPSGVRVLLSDATAALDYDLAADILDELGVDIPTEDDADTDEAWPEGDFALLEDLGASEQVMSVILDDEELYGAAQVLRIADELGFAEELADAVGIDPDDMDDYLSDGAYD, encoded by the coding sequence ATGAGCATCATCGAGGGTTGGGATCAGCCGAGTTTCGCGGCCGTGGCGCAAAGCCGCCCGGCGGGTTGGGATGTCCGTCTCCTGCCGGAGTCCACGTTGCTGGGGCTCGACGAACTGCTTGCGCGTGTGCGCGATGCTCGGGCCGAAGGAGCGGTCGTGGGGCTTGTGTGCGTGGAGGATGATTGGGTGGGGATAGTGCGCCCCGTTCCTTCCGGGGTACGTGTTCTTTTATCCGACGCCACAGCAGCCCTTGATTACGATCTCGCAGCGGACATACTCGATGAACTGGGCGTGGACATTCCCACCGAAGACGATGCTGACACCGATGAGGCATGGCCCGAGGGGGACTTTGCGCTGTTAGAGGATCTCGGAGCATCCGAACAGGTCATGAGCGTGATTCTCGACGACGAAGAGCTATACGGCGCTGCCCAAGTTTTACGCATCGCCGATGAGCTTGGCTTTGCTGAAGAACTAGCCGATGCAGTGGGAATCGACCCAGATGACATGGACGACTACCTCAGCGATGGAGCGTATGACTAG